Proteins encoded together in one Paenibacillus sp. J23TS9 window:
- a CDS encoding sugar ABC transporter permease, which yields MKKTILGNIPSAPVRPAKPATWKRTLYRERNLWLICLPLIAWVILFNYVPMYGILMAFVDYIPGKSIFTSDWVGLKHFKDFIHSPDFSHVLRNTLAISGLNILFGFPAPIVLALLLNELRRKKFKQVVQTISYLPHFISWVVVASILFTLLGNEGILNDILLRLGWIGKPISFLGEGKYFWGILTAANIWKDIGWSTIIYLSAMAGVDSEVYEAGRVDGLGRLGAMWHITLPGIRTTIVLLWILGIGGILNAGFEQQLLIGNAQTREYYEVVDTYAYKYGIQLGNYSYGAAVGLMKAVIAVILVFGANRVSKKVLDTSIF from the coding sequence ATGAAGAAAACGATTCTTGGGAACATCCCAAGCGCACCGGTCCGCCCGGCCAAGCCGGCAACCTGGAAGAGGACATTATATCGGGAGCGGAATCTGTGGCTCATCTGCCTTCCGCTCATCGCATGGGTCATTCTGTTCAATTATGTACCGATGTATGGGATTCTGATGGCTTTTGTTGATTACATCCCGGGCAAGTCTATTTTTACGAGCGATTGGGTGGGACTGAAGCACTTTAAGGATTTTATCCATTCGCCTGACTTTAGTCATGTGCTGCGCAATACGCTGGCGATCAGCGGATTAAATATCCTGTTCGGGTTTCCGGCTCCTATTGTACTGGCGCTTTTGCTGAATGAGCTGCGCAGGAAAAAATTCAAACAAGTCGTGCAAACCATATCGTATCTGCCGCATTTTATTTCCTGGGTCGTCGTAGCCAGCATATTATTTACGCTCCTTGGCAACGAAGGTATTCTGAATGATATTCTGCTCCGTCTCGGATGGATCGGCAAGCCGATCTCCTTTCTGGGGGAAGGGAAATACTTCTGGGGTATTCTCACGGCTGCGAATATATGGAAGGATATCGGATGGTCCACGATCATTTATCTGTCCGCTATGGCCGGCGTGGATTCGGAAGTGTATGAGGCTGGCAGGGTGGACGGATTGGGCCGCCTGGGGGCGATGTGGCACATTACGCTTCCAGGCATCCGGACAACGATCGTACTGCTGTGGATTTTGGGGATCGGTGGCATCCTGAATGCCGGTTTCGAACAGCAGCTGTTAATCGGTAATGCGCAGACCCGCGAATATTATGAGGTCGTTGATACTTACGCCTATAAATACGGGATTCAGCTAGGGAATTATTCATATGGAGCCGCTGTCGGGCTGATGAAGGCCGTGATCGCCGTTATCCTGGTATTCGGTGCGAACCGCGTTTCCAAGAAAGTGCTCGATACGTCGATTTTTTAA
- a CDS encoding sugar ABC transporter substrate-binding protein, whose amino-acid sequence MKKGMILALVCALVWSMLAGCSKSSEGEVSVDQGKTANDAGGEEKTNEYGWKVPSKTLEINFYAGQDNPETVKENSQLMQQFLLDKFNVKLNKIVYDVDMNEKLNLMLASGDYPEVITGLNDEQAAKWIAQGKAVELSQYIDKVAPNVNSQLGDLYKSFLNAKGELYALPSYWGLLPIPGAAAHIRYDWWKEMGSPAFETPEEFYQILKKMQEVHPKNSKGEKTYALSGYSPMIKNVLPTLAGMWGLKAGYKIDEDGTNTHWVNTPEGLELTKFMNQVYRDGMLDPDSFINTFDDWKAKFSAERIMGHIGSWWVTWNAGHEVWQKANKDWTDEQRFIQVKAKAASAASANLTALNARGSYRTIITDKAKNPEDIMKWFNFSITDLGTRIIGWGVPNIEQSVWTYKDGKIEWVDAMKQGIINGTYDFTNSDRVGQGVFTLVEGVGTMKDDGKSTFWYDQNFNDEAKWKKLMNENLKDTIYDNTLGVIQIPGNDPLAVTNTQIDELLETLWAKAVTSKTEADAEAGFNEMRDKLNGAGLHDIEAYRTKEYQRRMKEWK is encoded by the coding sequence ATGAAGAAGGGTATGATCCTGGCGCTGGTATGCGCTCTGGTATGGTCGATGCTGGCCGGATGTTCCAAAAGCAGTGAAGGGGAAGTGTCCGTTGATCAAGGCAAGACTGCCAATGATGCGGGCGGAGAGGAAAAGACCAACGAATACGGCTGGAAAGTTCCGAGCAAGACGCTGGAAATCAACTTTTACGCGGGACAGGACAATCCGGAAACGGTAAAAGAGAACAGCCAATTAATGCAGCAATTCCTTCTGGATAAGTTTAACGTGAAGCTGAATAAAATCGTGTATGACGTGGACATGAATGAGAAGCTGAATTTGATGCTCGCCTCGGGCGACTATCCGGAGGTGATTACAGGCCTGAATGATGAGCAAGCCGCGAAATGGATCGCGCAGGGAAAGGCGGTCGAGCTCAGCCAGTATATCGATAAGGTTGCGCCTAATGTGAACAGCCAGCTAGGTGATCTATATAAATCCTTCCTAAACGCCAAAGGAGAATTGTATGCGCTTCCAAGTTACTGGGGCCTCCTTCCGATACCTGGAGCGGCAGCCCACATACGTTATGATTGGTGGAAGGAAATGGGATCACCTGCGTTCGAGACGCCGGAAGAGTTCTATCAGATCCTGAAGAAAATGCAGGAAGTGCATCCCAAGAACAGCAAGGGCGAAAAAACCTATGCACTCTCCGGGTACTCACCGATGATTAAGAATGTCCTTCCGACGCTGGCCGGCATGTGGGGCTTGAAGGCAGGCTATAAAATCGATGAGGACGGCACCAATACCCATTGGGTGAATACGCCTGAGGGGCTGGAGCTGACCAAATTCATGAACCAGGTGTATCGTGACGGAATGCTCGATCCCGACAGCTTTATCAACACCTTCGATGACTGGAAAGCAAAGTTTTCGGCAGAACGCATTATGGGCCATATCGGGTCTTGGTGGGTGACATGGAATGCCGGCCATGAGGTGTGGCAGAAGGCGAATAAAGACTGGACCGATGAGCAGCGTTTTATTCAAGTGAAAGCGAAGGCAGCGTCTGCCGCGTCCGCGAATCTGACAGCTCTGAATGCAAGAGGCTCTTACCGTACGATCATTACGGACAAAGCAAAAAATCCGGAAGATATCATGAAGTGGTTCAACTTCTCCATTACCGACCTGGGTACCCGGATTATTGGCTGGGGCGTTCCGAATATTGAACAATCCGTATGGACGTATAAAGACGGCAAAATCGAGTGGGTGGATGCCATGAAGCAGGGCATTATTAATGGCACCTACGATTTTACGAACAGCGACAGGGTTGGACAAGGCGTCTTCACGCTCGTCGAGGGCGTCGGGACGATGAAGGATGACGGAAAAAGCACCTTCTGGTATGACCAGAACTTTAACGACGAAGCGAAGTGGAAGAAGCTGATGAACGAAAATTTAAAGGATACGATTTATGACAATACGCTGGGCGTGATCCAGATTCCCGGAAACGATCCACTCGCCGTGACCAATACGCAAATTGATGAATTGCTGGAGACGCTTTGGGCCAAGGCGGTGACGTCCAAAACGGAAGCGGACGCGGAGGCCGGATTTAATGAAATGCGCGATAAGCTGAATGGTGCGGGGCTGCATGACATTGAAGCGTACCGTACGAAGGAATATCAAAGACGGATGAAGGAATGGAAGTAA
- a CDS encoding response regulator — MFTILTVDDEKMIKRSLRAMIERAGEPYSVIGEATNGRDALALIREHPPHLLVTDICMPEMDGLELIAEVRRQYPQTEIIVISGYGEFSYAQQALRYSVTDYLLKPIDPEEFILTLQRIRERHERDFQRLTGRSEHIWGSLDNTERIFQMIWTVQEDGLLRELEAFRSRMEAAEMDAMQAREIYLNQLMYMSQKLSEVGGLSYKPSFAQRDPSLSLEKQHEKFHTACLDMLMEVIRLRNHAQSLQIRKAIRYIDSNFQDCELSLTSAADSVSMSATYFSRFFKEETGMSFMKYVTRLRMEMAKQLLANSECMVYSVAERIGYSDYHQFAKAFKKNTGVTPTEFRKIHTFMQS, encoded by the coding sequence ATGTTCACAATTTTAACTGTTGACGATGAGAAAATGATCAAAAGAAGCCTCAGGGCGATGATCGAGCGCGCGGGAGAACCTTACAGCGTCATAGGCGAAGCCACTAATGGCCGGGACGCGCTTGCGCTGATTCGTGAGCATCCGCCTCATCTGCTTGTAACGGACATATGCATGCCAGAAATGGACGGACTGGAGCTGATTGCTGAAGTCAGGCGGCAGTATCCGCAGACCGAAATTATCGTCATTTCCGGCTACGGAGAATTCAGCTATGCGCAGCAGGCGCTTCGGTATAGTGTCACGGATTATTTGCTTAAGCCGATTGACCCGGAGGAGTTTATTCTGACGCTGCAGCGAATCCGTGAAAGGCATGAAAGGGATTTTCAGCGGTTAACGGGCCGTAGTGAACACATATGGGGATCTCTGGACAACACGGAGCGAATCTTCCAAATGATATGGACTGTGCAGGAGGATGGCCTCCTAAGAGAACTCGAAGCATTCCGCAGCAGGATGGAAGCAGCTGAAATGGATGCGATGCAGGCGAGAGAGATTTACCTGAATCAGTTGATGTATATGTCGCAGAAGCTGTCTGAAGTGGGCGGATTGTCTTATAAACCGTCCTTTGCTCAGCGGGATCCGTCCCTTTCATTGGAAAAGCAGCACGAGAAATTCCATACGGCTTGCTTGGACATGCTTATGGAAGTCATCCGGCTTCGGAATCACGCCCAGTCGCTTCAAATCCGGAAGGCAATCCGATATATTGATTCTAATTTTCAGGATTGCGAATTATCGCTCACAAGCGCCGCTGACAGCGTCTCGATGTCGGCAACGTATTTCAGCCGTTTTTTTAAAGAAGAGACAGGAATGAGCTTTATGAAATACGTGACGCGTCTGCGCATGGAAATGGCCAAGCAGCTTTTGGCAAACTCGGAGTGTATGGTTTACAGTGTGGCCGAACGGATCGGGTATTCCGATTATCATCAATTTGCCAAGGCGTTTAAGAAAAATACCGGAGTTACGCCGACGGAGTTCAGAAAAATTCATACCTTCATGCAATCATAA
- a CDS encoding sensor histidine kinase, whose translation MRSFSLRNKIIAMFLVLSILLTGVGYYWYLMTTLTIQDNTMKLSRQIINQMNSRLDAYFMEIVNLTLPMTARNVSAQFLDKSGGGPYERLLYARPVNQMIYNVMVGRPDIYGISIISQDRLATSSYSNLFAQERFPEIAGKLNQPGKFEIAGIQQYNDVRLLTIAVKFFSPGTQHWGILIVDLRLDKISSIAKDVTLGDTGFVWIADTEGRYLYYPDSHKWSKRIPDPFWKRIQNESEGGDIEYSSGKKMIVTYGRSDLTNLTFFSETPLAEVNSDLVRLRNTTILIGITALLLGMMVAISVSFSLSRSILLLQRLMKRVEIGNLDVHAPENKKGEIGYLYRSFNAMVNEIKNLIHTVSALQVKEKELEFKQLDSRMQALQYQINPHFLYNTLEIVNSYAIIENIPVISRVVQSLARIFRYSVENHAKTVPLSVELAHIKDYLDIQMERFENLRVEISMDEGLAAQIMAVPMMLQPLIENAFRHGYQKHKLEPGVLFIRGSRQGELFEIDVEDNGRGMDTKVRDHYNHLFQDSCGEGGLEGASLGLWNVHSRIRLFFGSGCGLYILRSDTNGTAIRITLPFHSIRRLE comes from the coding sequence ATGAGATCCTTTTCGCTAAGAAATAAGATTATCGCCATGTTTCTGGTCCTGAGCATCCTGCTGACAGGGGTGGGGTATTATTGGTACCTCATGACCACGCTGACGATACAGGACAACACCATGAAATTAAGCCGGCAAATCATCAATCAAATGAACAGCCGCTTGGATGCATACTTTATGGAAATCGTAAACCTGACGCTGCCCATGACGGCCCGTAACGTATCTGCCCAGTTCCTGGACAAGTCCGGCGGCGGTCCTTACGAGCGGCTGCTCTACGCTAGACCGGTGAATCAAATGATCTACAACGTCATGGTGGGCCGCCCGGATATTTACGGCATATCGATCATATCCCAGGACCGGCTGGCTACCTCCAGCTACAGCAATTTATTCGCCCAGGAACGCTTCCCGGAGATTGCCGGGAAATTGAACCAGCCCGGGAAATTTGAGATTGCCGGCATACAGCAATACAATGATGTACGGCTGCTGACCATAGCGGTAAAGTTTTTCAGTCCGGGAACGCAGCATTGGGGAATCCTGATTGTCGATCTCAGGCTGGACAAAATCAGCAGCATCGCCAAAGACGTGACGTTGGGGGACACGGGATTCGTCTGGATCGCCGATACCGAGGGACGATATTTGTATTATCCCGACAGCCATAAATGGAGCAAGAGAATTCCAGACCCATTTTGGAAGCGTATTCAGAATGAAAGTGAAGGAGGGGACATCGAATATTCCTCCGGCAAAAAAATGATTGTAACCTACGGCAGATCCGATTTAACCAATCTCACTTTCTTTTCTGAAACTCCCCTGGCTGAAGTGAACAGCGATCTGGTCAGGCTGCGGAATACGACAATTCTGATCGGGATCACCGCGCTTTTGCTGGGCATGATGGTTGCCATATCGGTCTCTTTCTCATTATCCAGGTCCATTCTATTACTGCAGAGGCTCATGAAGCGGGTAGAAATCGGGAACCTCGATGTACATGCACCTGAGAATAAAAAGGGGGAGATCGGTTATTTGTACCGCAGCTTCAATGCCATGGTTAACGAAATTAAAAATCTGATCCACACCGTGTCTGCGCTGCAGGTGAAGGAAAAGGAATTGGAGTTCAAACAGCTGGATTCCAGAATGCAGGCACTTCAATACCAGATCAATCCCCATTTTTTATACAACACATTGGAAATTGTAAATTCCTACGCAATCATTGAGAACATTCCGGTGATTAGCAGGGTGGTTCAATCCTTGGCACGCATTTTCCGTTACAGCGTGGAGAATCATGCGAAGACGGTTCCCTTGTCCGTAGAACTGGCTCACATTAAGGACTATCTCGATATCCAAATGGAACGCTTTGAGAACTTGCGGGTCGAGATATCGATGGATGAAGGCCTTGCGGCTCAGATTATGGCCGTTCCCATGATGCTTCAGCCTTTGATAGAGAATGCTTTCAGGCATGGCTATCAAAAGCATAAACTGGAGCCTGGGGTCTTGTTTATCCGCGGTAGTCGTCAGGGTGAGCTCTTTGAGATCGATGTGGAGGATAACGGACGGGGGATGGATACGAAGGTCAGAGATCATTATAATCACCTTTTTCAGGATTCTTGCGGAGAGGGCGGGCTTGAAGGCGCCAGCTTGGGCCTTTGGAATGTTCACAGCAGAATCCGGCTGTTCTTTGGGTCCGGCTGCGGACTTTACATTCTCCGTTCGGATACAAACGGTACGGCCATCCGCATTACGCTTCCTTTTCATTCAATCCGGCGATTGGAGTGA
- a CDS encoding 2OG-Fe(II) oxygenase, with amino-acid sequence MISEVSILSIQSVYSIDNHIITATVLNEEPLIMKFDHVLSDEECQALIESAASRLEKSKLANKEVSQIRTSEGMFFDKNESLFITIIEDRISSLMQVPIAHAEGLQVLHYEPGQEFKEHYDFFGPNTPSSQNNRISTLIMYLNDVEEGGETRLPNLGITVKPVKGSAVYFEYFYNNQTLNELTLHSGEPVIRGEKWVATQWMRKQRIREGC; translated from the coding sequence ATGATATCTGAAGTTTCTATCTTATCCATTCAATCTGTCTATTCAATTGACAATCACATCATTACTGCCACAGTTTTAAATGAAGAACCTTTAATAATGAAGTTTGATCATGTACTAAGCGATGAAGAATGCCAAGCACTTATCGAGTCTGCTGCATCCCGTCTTGAAAAATCGAAATTAGCGAATAAAGAAGTTAGTCAGATTCGTACTAGCGAAGGTATGTTTTTTGATAAAAATGAAAGCCTGTTCATTACGATAATTGAGGACCGAATATCAAGCTTAATGCAGGTACCCATTGCACATGCTGAAGGACTACAAGTTTTACATTATGAACCTGGACAAGAATTTAAAGAACATTATGATTTTTTCGGGCCAAATACCCCTTCGAGTCAAAATAATCGAATAAGTACATTAATCATGTATTTAAATGATGTAGAAGAAGGAGGGGAAACAAGACTTCCAAACTTGGGTATTACTGTTAAACCCGTTAAAGGTTCTGCTGTTTATTTCGAATATTTTTATAATAATCAAACATTAAATGAACTAACGCTGCATAGTGGTGAACCTGTAATCCGTGGCGAAAAATGGGTAGCTACTCAATGGATGCGTAAACAGCGAATTCGAGAAGGGTGTTAA
- a CDS encoding sugar efflux transporter: MFKRLTALFSIPSYGLLFLCMLLQGMGISLSAPFLSIYFTKQLGVSVGLFGIFLAATLIAGIWISTLIGRRSDLGLNRKGIYLVSTLCNALAYSGYLLINDFMILFIYMIVFTALGAPGMPQLFAISREAVNKSNFTDHAFANSTLRSAFSLGFITGPLIGTLLIAAVGFKGIFTGTIGVFLLIAFLTFLFLQSNTKLKSNHAEVTVKSFRLVQNRNILLPFLILILMYVAHWMSSINTALFITNNLGGTTSDVGLVSSICAALEIPFMIMLGLLSVKYSNRILMMCGAALGGAYYLVVITSGAMWQMLAAQILLAFFVAVISAIGISYIQDLLPSMPGYASTLYSNSSTIGRLVGSLVGGLLASFVGYRYSFVLCFILVMISTTMLAVSGRHSVSEPQKLAV, translated from the coding sequence ATGTTCAAACGACTCACTGCATTATTTTCGATTCCCTCTTATGGCCTGCTCTTCTTATGTATGTTACTTCAGGGAATGGGTATTTCGCTCAGCGCACCCTTTTTGTCCATTTATTTCACTAAACAGCTTGGTGTATCTGTTGGGTTGTTTGGTATTTTCCTCGCTGCCACATTAATTGCCGGGATATGGATCAGTACACTAATCGGAAGACGCTCTGACCTGGGCTTGAATCGAAAAGGCATTTACCTTGTCTCGACGCTCTGTAATGCTCTGGCTTATAGCGGATACTTGCTCATTAATGATTTTATGATCTTGTTTATCTATATGATTGTGTTCACCGCCCTCGGGGCACCAGGGATGCCTCAATTGTTCGCTATTTCCAGAGAAGCAGTGAATAAGAGCAATTTCACGGATCATGCGTTTGCTAATTCTACCCTGCGTTCTGCATTCTCTCTCGGCTTTATTACAGGCCCTCTAATCGGTACCCTGCTAATCGCTGCTGTTGGGTTTAAGGGGATTTTCACGGGGACAATCGGAGTTTTCCTGCTTATTGCCTTTCTAACTTTCCTATTTCTCCAATCAAATACAAAACTGAAAAGCAATCATGCTGAAGTAACCGTAAAAAGCTTCCGGCTGGTTCAAAATCGTAATATTCTGCTTCCTTTTCTGATTCTGATACTCATGTATGTAGCCCACTGGATGAGCAGCATTAATACTGCCCTCTTTATTACCAATAATCTGGGGGGAACGACAAGCGATGTCGGTCTAGTCAGCAGTATTTGTGCCGCGCTGGAAATTCCTTTTATGATTATGCTCGGTCTACTCAGTGTAAAGTACAGCAACCGAATCTTGATGATGTGCGGGGCCGCTCTGGGCGGAGCTTATTATCTGGTTGTCATTACCTCAGGCGCGATGTGGCAGATGCTTGCAGCCCAGATTTTACTCGCCTTTTTTGTTGCCGTTATTTCAGCGATCGGCATTAGCTACATTCAGGATTTGCTTCCAAGCATGCCTGGGTATGCCTCTACGCTCTACTCTAATTCATCTACAATCGGCAGACTGGTTGGTAGTCTTGTTGGCGGGTTATTAGCCAGTTTTGTAGGTTACCGGTATTCATTTGTTCTCTGTTTCATACTCGTCATGATTTCTACAACCATGCTTGCGGTAAGCGGACGTCACTCTGTAAGTGAACCTCAAAAATTAGCCGTTTAA
- a CDS encoding TetR/AcrR family transcriptional regulator C-terminal domain-containing protein, which produces MNKIDRRILKSQQAIQSTFLQMLDDEEFDEITVKHISERANIGRKTFYLHYVDKYDLLDKIVDDHLAQLREICDQKQDKGLIEGTVIWFAYFEQHKSFFASLFKSKGTSSFRKKFLSFTMGEIDKKLNADEYSHQNADKQITLKFLGTAVIGVLESYVLEEVDGDIEAVAAQVGQLVQKHL; this is translated from the coding sequence GTGAATAAAATAGATCGAAGAATTTTAAAGTCGCAACAGGCTATTCAATCGACATTTTTGCAAATGTTAGATGATGAAGAATTCGACGAGATTACGGTTAAACATATTTCAGAAAGAGCAAATATCGGTCGAAAAACATTTTACCTGCATTATGTAGATAAATATGATTTGCTAGATAAGATTGTGGATGACCATTTAGCTCAATTGCGCGAAATATGCGATCAGAAACAAGATAAAGGGCTAATTGAAGGTACGGTTATATGGTTTGCTTATTTTGAACAGCATAAATCGTTTTTTGCCTCATTGTTTAAAAGTAAGGGGACTTCGTCATTTCGCAAAAAGTTTTTGTCTTTTACAATGGGGGAAATAGATAAAAAGCTGAATGCAGATGAATATTCGCATCAAAATGCCGATAAGCAAATTACTTTGAAATTTTTGGGGACGGCTGTAATCGGAGTGTTGGAATCGTATGTACTGGAAGAAGTTGATGGGGATATCGAAGCTGTAGCAGCGCAAGTAGGGCAGCTTGTGCAGAAACATCTCTAG
- a CDS encoding alpha/beta hydrolase codes for MTVTKQNVRFNAQGLQVAAILNTPEHAGEKNPAIVCVHPGSSCKDQTAGIYAEKLAELGYVTIAFDASFQGESEGEPRYAEYPAARVEDIRCAVDYLTTLDHVDENRIGVLGVCAGGGYAVNAAMTERRIKAVGTVVGANIGRVNREGDPIKVLEAIAQQRTAEARGAESMVTQWIPSNQAEREKAGMTDIDLVEAVDYYTTPRGQSPNSPNKLKFTSMGSVIGFDAFHLAESLLTQPLQIIIGDVQGAFGSCKDGHELYNRAASEKKDLFVIEGASHYDLYDRPEPVNKAVEKLGAFYKENL; via the coding sequence GTGACCGTTACTAAACAGAATGTACGATTTAATGCTCAAGGGCTGCAAGTAGCAGCAATTCTAAATACACCTGAACATGCCGGAGAAAAAAATCCCGCAATTGTGTGCGTTCATCCGGGCAGCAGCTGTAAAGATCAAACGGCGGGAATTTATGCGGAGAAACTTGCTGAGCTAGGGTATGTAACGATTGCATTCGATGCATCCTTTCAAGGCGAAAGCGAAGGCGAGCCTCGTTATGCCGAATACCCAGCAGCACGTGTTGAGGATATTCGATGTGCGGTTGATTACCTGACTACACTTGATCATGTCGACGAGAATCGCATTGGTGTGCTTGGTGTTTGTGCTGGAGGCGGATATGCTGTAAATGCTGCCATGACAGAGCGTCGCATCAAAGCAGTCGGTACCGTCGTTGGTGCGAATATCGGCCGTGTAAATCGTGAAGGCGATCCGATCAAAGTGTTAGAAGCCATTGCCCAACAACGCACTGCTGAAGCGCGCGGAGCCGAATCTATGGTTACACAGTGGATTCCTAGCAATCAAGCAGAAAGAGAAAAAGCTGGTATGACGGATATTGACCTTGTGGAAGCTGTGGATTACTACACAACCCCAAGAGGTCAGAGCCCTAACTCTCCGAACAAATTGAAATTCACTAGCATGGGCTCCGTCATCGGCTTTGATGCTTTCCACTTAGCAGAAAGTCTGCTGACCCAACCTTTGCAGATCATTATTGGTGACGTACAAGGAGCGTTTGGATCCTGCAAGGATGGCCATGAGCTTTATAACCGGGCAGCTTCTGAGAAAAAAGATTTATTCGTTATTGAAGGGGCAAGCCACTATGACCTGTACGACAGACCAGAACCCGTGAATAAAGCCGTTGAAAAATTAGGCGCTTTCTATAAAGAAAATCTGTAA
- a CDS encoding sensor domain-containing protein produces MKAKEAPSKAPNGKVHWVFFNPKTYATILYLLLSLPLGIIYFTIAITGIALSIGLTPIFIGIPLFFGVAKLLNGIVNFEQGMIRQILGLPHPAASNTYQQQPEAGRNWLMRMVRSFDGALFVRNLLLVVLRFVTGVIFFVIMVTVISLGLGFIALPVVHIILMNEMQIDILENNLFSYFHIDWTYNQQYLLYVGVGLVISWIALHVVNGLMQIQRRILYVDETYQQPSVSAEAQMYSSVQSPYDDYPDNQPTPGMMQPAYREP; encoded by the coding sequence GTGAAGGCAAAAGAAGCGCCGTCAAAGGCGCCAAACGGCAAGGTGCATTGGGTGTTTTTTAATCCAAAAACCTATGCAACGATTCTCTATTTATTGCTGTCTCTCCCATTAGGGATTATCTATTTTACAATAGCGATAACGGGAATTGCACTATCCATCGGTTTAACTCCAATATTTATCGGAATACCGCTGTTTTTTGGAGTAGCTAAGCTGCTGAATGGAATTGTGAATTTTGAACAAGGCATGATTAGACAAATTTTAGGTTTACCGCATCCGGCTGCTTCGAATACCTACCAACAACAGCCTGAAGCCGGACGGAACTGGTTGATGCGAATGGTGAGAAGTTTTGACGGTGCGCTATTCGTTCGAAATCTGCTGCTCGTCGTACTGAGATTTGTAACAGGCGTTATCTTCTTTGTTATTATGGTAACGGTGATTTCACTAGGACTAGGATTTATTGCGCTCCCAGTCGTACACATCATTTTGATGAATGAAATGCAGATTGATATTTTAGAGAATAACTTGTTTAGTTATTTCCATATCGATTGGACCTATAATCAGCAATATCTGCTGTACGTAGGCGTTGGCCTTGTCATCTCTTGGATCGCGCTTCACGTCGTGAACGGGCTCATGCAAATTCAGCGCAGAATCCTGTATGTGGATGAGACCTATCAACAGCCGTCAGTGTCCGCGGAAGCACAAATGTATTCATCGGTTCAGTCGCCATATGATGATTACCCAGATAATCAGCCTACTCCAGGGATGATGCAGCCAGCCTATAGAGAACCTTAA
- a CDS encoding carbohydrate ABC transporter permease: MVRNKTLGSRTFEIANIIVLGLLLISCIYPLWYTFCVSISDKSAANAGLVTIFPIGFSLSPYKEIINDRLFFNSFWISIQRTVLGTGLSLLITVLMAYPLARPKKDFKARNAFMWILVFCMLFNGGLIPWYLTIQNYHLLNTIWALVLGGGVPVFDVILIMNFFRNLPKELNEAAVVDGAGPWSILFRVYIPCSIPVLAAVALFLSVYHWNEFFNGLVLMNTSDKYPLQTYIQQLVVNIPVGTNLTPEQYKKLSELSNRTLNAAKVFIAMVPMLVVYPFLQKYFVSGIMLGAVKE, translated from the coding sequence TTGGTCAGAAATAAAACGTTAGGCTCACGGACGTTTGAAATTGCCAATATCATCGTCCTCGGCCTCCTGCTCATTAGCTGCATATACCCGCTATGGTACACCTTCTGTGTATCCATCTCCGACAAATCTGCCGCTAATGCAGGCTTGGTTACCATTTTCCCCATCGGTTTCTCCTTGTCGCCGTATAAGGAAATTATCAACGATCGCCTGTTCTTTAATTCGTTCTGGATTTCCATCCAGCGGACCGTGCTCGGTACAGGGTTATCCTTGCTGATCACCGTGTTAATGGCTTATCCGCTGGCAAGGCCTAAAAAAGATTTCAAAGCGCGCAATGCGTTCATGTGGATTCTTGTCTTCTGCATGCTGTTTAACGGAGGTCTGATCCCGTGGTATCTCACGATCCAAAACTATCATTTGCTCAATACGATCTGGGCGTTAGTACTTGGCGGAGGCGTGCCGGTATTTGACGTAATCCTGATCATGAACTTCTTCCGCAATCTGCCGAAGGAACTGAACGAGGCAGCCGTCGTCGACGGTGCCGGTCCCTGGTCGATTTTGTTCCGGGTGTATATCCCATGCTCCATCCCCGTTCTTGCTGCAGTCGCGTTATTTCTTAGCGTGTATCACTGGAACGAGTTCTTTAACGGCTTGGTGCTGATGAACACTTCCGATAAATATCCGCTCCAAACCTATATCCAGCAGCTTGTCGTCAACATTCCCGTTGGCACCAATCTGACCCCCGAACAATACAAGAAGTTGTCAGAGCTGTCTAACCGGACGCTGAATGCGGCTAAGGTATTTATCGCCATGGTGCCGATGCTGGTCGTATATCCTTTTCTGCAAAAATACTTCGTATCCGGTATTATGCTGGGCGCAGTGAAGGAGTAG